A stretch of DNA from Paenibacillus albus:
GAGCGTATCTATTCCCTCGGCGTGAGAAGCAAGTCCCGCCGATTCGGCGTGTTGGCCTTCGGCATGCGCATTAGCGGCTGTGGCCGATGTTAGCTGTCCTTCGGCATGTGAATTCGGGCCGCTGGCAATCGTGTTCAACCCTTCTGCATGGGCATTCGTTGCGGTGGCAGTTGTCTGCTGCCCTTCACTATGGGCGTTCGTGGCGATAGCTGAAGTCATTTGCCCTTCGGCATGAGCTCGATCACCAAGTGCCTGGGTGAGCTCGCCTTCCGCATGCGCATAAAGGCCGCTCGCTTGTGTAGCGCCGCCTTCTGCATGCGCTGCCGAGCCGAGTGCTTGCGAGGCGTAGCCTTCAGCATGAGCGGCGAAAGCACTCGCTGCCGAGAGGTATCCTTCGGCGTGGGCGGCTTCTTCCGCCGAGTTGGTGTTGCGGCCTTCTGCATGGCTGTAAAGCCCATGCGCTGCCGAAGCGCCGCCTTCCGCATGCGAAGCAGAGCCAAGAGCTTGTGTCGCATATCCTTCGGCATGTGCGGCGAATCCACTCCCTGTTGTTTGATATCCTTCGGCATGAGAGGCTGAGCCACTCGCCGTCGTATCCTTGCCCTCAGCTTCCGAGCATTCGCCGGTAGCTTGAGCGTTACAATCCGCCATATACATTCCCCCTTTAAACTATGAAAATATGAATCTACACTTTTCCATAATATTACATAAATGACTAATCTGATTGGATATATGCGGGGACAAGCGGAGTGAGATGAAGGTGAGCGTGAATTTGGACAGGGAGGGCGAAGGAGGCTTTTGGTTGGCAGTATAAAGTTAATAAGCAATCGCTCGATTGGATAACCGATATAGCATCTTTTGGCAGATTTAGGAAGGTGATATGGAATTAAGGAGCTAATTATTAGGGGATATAAGAAATATGTGGAAAAAAGAAAGATAATTGGTTAAGTTTGGTGTTGGTGATGAATGTAAGCGGCAGTCTTGCGGGGAATGTGTGAAGTGTGGCATGTGAAGGAATATGGGGTTTTAAGTAACCGCCTGTGAGAGTACGAAATTCAGATTCTCAAACTAGAATTTGTAGCATTATTAAGCTGAGAGTTCCAAGATCGAATTCTCAGCGCCCAACCAGGCGATATCGAAGCCAATCTTCGGCTGAGAATCTCAAAATCGAACTCTCAGCTTCGCAGCACCTTCGAAATCGGCCCGAGAGTTCCAAGATCGAATTCTCAGCTGCCTAACAAGGCGATATCGAAGCCAAGCTTCGGCTGAGAGTCTCAAAACCGAACTCTCAGGCTCGCATCGCCGCGGAAATCGGCCCGAGAGTTCTAAAATCAATCTCTCAGCCTCGCATCGCCGCCCCCACAACTACCGCCCCCGCCGGTAATCCGACGGGCAGCTCCCCGCGCTGGATTTGAAAGCACGGCTGAAGGCGTGGATGTTCGCGTAGCCAAGCTGGTCGGCGATGTCTTGCATCGAGAGATGCGTGTACTGGATCATGTTCTTCGCTTTCTCGATGCGGATGTGCTGATGGTACTGGATGGGCGTCATCTGGAACATCGTTTTGAACAGGTTGATGAGGTAAAACTTGCTCAGATGGAAGCGCTCGGACAGCTCGTCCAGCTTCACCATGCGATGCGCGTTCTGGTCGATGTAGCTGCGCACCTCAGCCAGCAGCTCCATATGTCCGTCGCTCGACGTCATGCTGCCCCAATATTGTTCTCGCATCATTTGGGCCAGGATGTTCAGCAAAGCGCCTTTCATCCGCAGCTCGTAGAAAGGAGGCTTCGTCTCAAACTCTCGAATAAGCTCGAACAACGACTGAGTAATTGGCAGTGCATCTCTCGGGCGAAAATAACTCGGAATATAATAAGGCGGCGAATTCAGCTCATTCACTCGCATCCAGCTTCGTTCCTTTGCCGTCATAGCTTCCGGCTTCTTGAACGAGACGCCAATTTCACTGCTGATTGTATCCGTGTACAGGTCGAAATGGACATGCGGCTGTCGCACGCGAGTTCCGCCGACATTCCGAATGGAATGCCGCTGACCTGGTTTGAAGAAGAAGAAATCCCCGGCAGTCCCGTGATACACGTGATCCTCCACCGTTACAAGCAGTTGCCCCTCCATCAGATAGAGCAGCTCGTAGTCCCAAATGACCCTTTCCTCTACCGTCCATGTCTCGTCCAGCACACTGTCAATGGCCACTCGAATATAAGGGGAGAGCTTCTCAATCCTCAGCGTCATCCATAGCACCTCAGCAATATTTGATAAATAACTAAACAATATGTGCTATCGGAATTCCATATTAACCATTATATAATGAGTTCATCTTAACACAATATATGATACATGAGGTGAATGGGCATGCTGCAAAATAACGGTCTCGGACTAGGACTCGCTTCCGCTCCACTCGTCACAAACGCACGGACCCGCTCGATTTCGGCTGAGAATCCGAAAGGCGAGAAAGGGCAGGGCGGCAAAGAAGCAAGCAATCTCGGTACTGCTCGCAAAGGCAGACCTTGCATCACGCTCAAGCAAGGCGAAATCGCGACACTTGTCGATATTCAAGGTGCAGGCATCATCCAGCACTTCTGGATTACGGTTACCGATAAAACAGGCAAAGGCCACGCACAGCAATTCGTGCTCCGTGATCTTGTGCTGCGCATGTTCTGGGACGACGAGGCGACGCCTTCTGTTGAAGTGCCCCTTGGCGACTTCTTCTGCAATGGTTTCGGCGTTCGCACGAATGTGAACTCGCTGCCGATCTCGGTCGTGCCGACAGGCGGCATGAACTGCTATATCCCGATGCCGTTCCGCAAATCAGCCAAAATTACGATCGAGAACCAGCATGCCGTCGATATTGACGGTTTCTTCTATACCTTTAACTACTCCCTGGTGGACGAGCTGCCGGATAATGCGGCCTACTTCCACGCTCAATGGCGCCGGGAGCATGTAACCGAAGTTGCTCAAGACTACACCATTCTTGATAATGTTAAAGGCGCAGGGCAATATATTGGAACGTACCTCGCTTGGGCTGCTCTGGAACGCAACTGGTGGGGAGAAGGCGAGATCAAGTTCTTCATGGACGGCGATGAAGAGTGGCCAACTATCTGTGGAACAGGTACAGAAGATTACGTCGGCGGCGCATGGTGCTTCAACAATATGACGACGAATGAGCCGGAATCGTACTCGACTCCGTACCTTGGCTACAAGTTCTACAAAGAGACAACAGAGATTGATGCCTGGTACGGACACAATGTGCCGATGCATGGCATGTACCGCTGGCATATGCTTGATCCGATCCGCTTCGAGAGCGATCTGCGCGTTACGATTCAACAGATCGGACATGATCATACGAAGTTGTTCGAGCGTGCCGACGATATTTCGTCAGTTGCGTATTGGTACCAAATGGAACCGCACACGCCATTCCCGCAGCTCTTGCCAACTAATAAGAGATGGCCGCGATAAGAATAGAGCAAACGTCCAGAACCCAGAGCTTGGCTCGGGGGATGGACGTTTTTTTGTTTGACAGGAAACCAAATGGTTGTATATAATACAAAGCGAAACCAAATGGTTTCGTATTTAAAATCATTATTTTCAACGTAAAGGGGATATTTAACATGCTTTCAACAATTAACTACGGTGCAGTTGCAGTTACGGGCGTTCTGTCATTAGTGCTGGGATTTCTATGGATGGCGGTCATCTGGAAGAAACCCTATCAGCGTGACATGTACGGCAATACAGTAGATCGGACAGCAACGCCAAAACCATCCAAAGCCGGGATGATTCAGTCTTTTGTTCTCTACATTGTTGTCTCATTCGTCACATCGATTGCGTATGCGGTATGTTTGGAGCTCTTCCGTTCAGGTGGACAAGCCTTCGACTACGATGGCGACAGCTTCGCAAACGCGTTCTGGTTCACGATGCTGCTGACAGCAGGCTTCACGCTTCCGTTCACAGTCGGCAAGAAGGTATGGCAGTTCAAGAGCTGGACAGTCGTTGCTGTCGATACTTCCTATGAAGTCGTTCGTTTCACAATGCTCTTGCTTTTCTTCTGGTACTGGACCTAGCAACTGGTGCGACTAGCACTTGGCACGAGGCATGGCGCCGATCATGCGGAACGGCGCTCCTCCAATAAACAAACCCGGCATCAAGCTCATGAGCTTAATGCCGGGTTTTCCATTCTGATCTCAAGCTCTAGGTGCCCACAACATGACCGAAACGCCAATGATACATATGCCAGCACCAAGCCAATCGTAGAAATCAGGCGATTTCTTGTCGACCAGCCAGCCCCACAGCACCGCAAGGATAATAAATACGCCGCCGTAGGCTGCATAGACTCGTCCAAAAGAAGGGAAGCTTTGCCACGTTGGAATGATGCCATATAGGACTAGAATTAAACTCCCAGCTAGTCCGAAGGTCCACGGCCGAGACTCGCGCAGCCATTGCCAAACCAAGTAACCTCCGCCGATTTCGGCCAGTCCCGCTAAGAGGAAGATTGCAATTGCGAGCAGCAAACGATCATGTCCTTCCACGAATTATTTCTTCACGTAGTATAGCTCGAACGAGCAAACGAAGTAAATGGAGCAGGATATCGTAAGCGACAATCGAAATAGATATGATACACATCCCCGACCTACATACGCTCCAGCCCAACGTTACCAATCCATTGCTCAAATCAGGTGCTCATAGCCGCACAAATGTCACTTTTAACAATAAATACAGACCAATTGAGCTTTTACGCACGAACCTGCATGAAAAGTCTATATCGAATCTTAAGGAATGCATGCTACATTGCAGATGTCAGGGTCACCTGAACATTGCTTAAGGGGGGTTCACATGTTGCGTAACTCCAATCATGTGAAGAGAACGAGAGTGAACAAGAAAGTATCAGTGATCGTTATGGCTATTCTGATACTTGCGCTTGTTGGCTGCTCGAGTAATTCGAACAATAATACGAGTACTAATAACACCGCCTCGAGTAACAAACAGACGAATGACAGCACGAACGCCACAACGAATGATTCGAAAACTACGAATGATACGGCAGCTACGACGGACAATTCCACTGCAACGACAACTGAGCCTCCAATGGAAATCAACTGGCATGGTAACTTCCAATTAGATTCGCTTCTTCCAGATAGCTACGTTCAGAAGATTATTGAAGAGAAATTCAATGTGAAGATTAACTTCGTCTCAGCGAAGATGGACAAACTCAACCTGCTCGCAGCTTCCGGCGACCTTCCGGACGTTATGCGTATCGCCGATCCGAAAGACGTCGCAGCGCTGGGCAGCTCTGGCGTATTGCTTGAACTTCCGAAGGATCTGCTCTCCAAAGAAATGCCTGACGTAACAAGCTCGATTGATCAGGTTGATCCAGGCCTCTGGGGTCTGACGAACGTTAGCGGTACGAACTATGCAATTCCTCAATACCTGGCTGTTGTACCTTGGGACACTGGCATGGCTTGGCGTAAGGATGTGCTTGCTGATGCCGGAATCACAACGGTTCCACAATCTATCGCTGATTATGACAGCGCGTTCAAGACAATTAAGTCCAAAGAAAAGGATATTCTCAAAGCTACAAAAGCAACTTCCAAGAAGCTCTACATGTTCAGCGGAGCTGACATTCAATATCCATGGAATGCCTACACCTGGCTGTTCGGCGCTTATAATTCGATGCCTGGCACATGGCAGCTTGATGCAAGCGGAAATATCGCCCGCGGCGAAACGCTGCCAGGTACAAGAGATGCGCTGGTTAAGCTTGCCGAGTGGTACAAAGACGGTTACATCGACCCTGCCTTCGTAACGGATAAAGGCGACCAAATGGATGCGAAGTATGCACAGGGCGCTTATGCGATGACGACAAAAGGGATTGATGGAATAACAAGCCCTAACCCGGATTCTCTCCAAAAGGTAAATCCAGATGTACAGTATGATTTCACGAAAGCACCTACAGGCGCAAACGGCGAGCAAGGCGTTTGGTCATGGGGCAAGCGTCAGAACTTCATTGCATTCTCAGCGAAGCTGAAGGATCAGCCTGAGAAAGTAAACAAAATCCTTGAAATTATGAACGCAGTCGCAACAGATGACAGCCTCTTCTTAACGACGCACTATGGTGAAGAAGGCAAATCCTATAAGCTTGATAACGGCATTCCAGTCGTTATTCCTCCTTATGACAACGACAAATCGCCTGAATCAAACGCGCTTGGAACTGGCGGCCCTAACGGAGGTCTGTTCGGACCATTCGGCTCCATCGATATCGTGAAGAAGTTTACGAATCCGCAGATGGTTGACGCTTGGCAGACTTACTATGCCGGCAAGCCGGACGTTCTGTTCATGCTGCCGCTGCCTTCGACGGCTAGCACAGATCAACGGATTCAAGACAAGTGGAATGAAACGTTCATCAAGATCGTTATCGGTGAAGCGCCAATCTCCGCATACGACGACTTCCTGAAGTGGTTTGACGCAAACGGCGGCAAGCAGCTGACGAAGGAAGCGAACGATCTGTA
This window harbors:
- a CDS encoding type 2 periplasmic-binding domain-containing protein — encoded protein: MLRNSNHVKRTRVNKKVSVIVMAILILALVGCSSNSNNNTSTNNTASSNKQTNDSTNATTNDSKTTNDTAATTDNSTATTTEPPMEINWHGNFQLDSLLPDSYVQKIIEEKFNVKINFVSAKMDKLNLLAASGDLPDVMRIADPKDVAALGSSGVLLELPKDLLSKEMPDVTSSIDQVDPGLWGLTNVSGTNYAIPQYLAVVPWDTGMAWRKDVLADAGITTVPQSIADYDSAFKTIKSKEKDILKATKATSKKLYMFSGADIQYPWNAYTWLFGAYNSMPGTWQLDASGNIARGETLPGTRDALVKLAEWYKDGYIDPAFVTDKGDQMDAKYAQGAYAMTTKGIDGITSPNPDSLQKVNPDVQYDFTKAPTGANGEQGVWSWGKRQNFIAFSAKLKDQPEKVNKILEIMNAVATDDSLFLTTHYGEEGKSYKLDNGIPVVIPPYDNDKSPESNALGTGGPNGGLFGPFGSIDIVKKFTNPQMVDAWQTYYAGKPDVLFMLPLPSTASTDQRIQDKWNETFIKIVIGEAPISAYDDFLKWFDANGGKQLTKEANDLYTASFKK
- a CDS encoding glycoside hydrolase family 172 protein; its protein translation is MLQNNGLGLGLASAPLVTNARTRSISAENPKGEKGQGGKEASNLGTARKGRPCITLKQGEIATLVDIQGAGIIQHFWITVTDKTGKGHAQQFVLRDLVLRMFWDDEATPSVEVPLGDFFCNGFGVRTNVNSLPISVVPTGGMNCYIPMPFRKSAKITIENQHAVDIDGFFYTFNYSLVDELPDNAAYFHAQWRREHVTEVAQDYTILDNVKGAGQYIGTYLAWAALERNWWGEGEIKFFMDGDEEWPTICGTGTEDYVGGAWCFNNMTTNEPESYSTPYLGYKFYKETTEIDAWYGHNVPMHGMYRWHMLDPIRFESDLRVTIQQIGHDHTKLFERADDISSVAYWYQMEPHTPFPQLLPTNKRWPR
- a CDS encoding helix-turn-helix domain-containing protein; translation: MTLRIEKLSPYIRVAIDSVLDETWTVEERVIWDYELLYLMEGQLLVTVEDHVYHGTAGDFFFFKPGQRHSIRNVGGTRVRQPHVHFDLYTDTISSEIGVSFKKPEAMTAKERSWMRVNELNSPPYYIPSYFRPRDALPITQSLFELIREFETKPPFYELRMKGALLNILAQMMREQYWGSMTSSDGHMELLAEVRSYIDQNAHRMVKLDELSERFHLSKFYLINLFKTMFQMTPIQYHQHIRIEKAKNMIQYTHLSMQDIADQLGYANIHAFSRAFKSSAGSCPSDYRRGR
- a CDS encoding YnfA family protein gives rise to the protein MLLAIAIFLLAGLAEIGGGYLVWQWLRESRPWTFGLAGSLILVLYGIIPTWQSFPSFGRVYAAYGGVFIILAVLWGWLVDKKSPDFYDWLGAGICIIGVSVMLWAPRA
- a CDS encoding DUF1761 domain-containing protein translates to MLSTINYGAVAVTGVLSLVLGFLWMAVIWKKPYQRDMYGNTVDRTATPKPSKAGMIQSFVLYIVVSFVTSIAYAVCLELFRSGGQAFDYDGDSFANAFWFTMLLTAGFTLPFTVGKKVWQFKSWTVVAVDTSYEVVRFTMLLLFFWYWT